The region aggtcCAAAAATGTGTTATCCCAGACTTTACTAGCTGTCTCCCCTGTACAACTGGAGGAGGTAGCTCCAGGAAGATCACTAGACCCTCTAGCACTGCAGACAATAAAAGGCTGATAATCAGCGCTAAATGAATTAACACTGGCAGCATGTCAGAGATTTAATTATGGTTTAATACAACATATCTATTCTCAAGAGATGTacttgaaaagcattttgtgaaTAACtgatttaaatgctttctttagcTTGGTAAGATTACTTAGAGATGACTTTCctttgtgaaatgttttaagTCATGGATATAATTTTTCCTGCACATTTTTAAACTCCTTCAGTTATCTATACAATACTACAAGGCTGTCTGCCCAATTTAAGCTGTGGTTCCTCAAAAAGGAGATgtctattaaaaatatgcattttctcttgaaagCACACAGGAACACAAAGAGAATTCTGtaataacaattaaaataaccataatatattttttgaatcATGTGTCTACCCTGTGTTGCCATTTTTCTATTAGTAAATCATTATCATGGCTAAAATATGGCAAATAACTTGCTGTGCTTAAAACAGCAGGAGTAACATCCCTGAATTTTCACTCATGACAGGCTTTAAGTGTTAATTTGCAGGCTGTATTTTAGTTGTAAAAATTAGAGAATAGCTTGAAATACTCCTTTTTGTTCTTCCCAAGTCTCCTGATGAGGGCAGATGATGTTGGGAAACAGAAAAGTCTGTAGACTAAAACATAAACTAGTATTAGGACGTATTACAGGCTGGTTTCAAAGAAACATATGATAGAATAATTCTTTGAAATGGATTTAGAAACTGGTTTGCTGGTTTCAGCTTTTCCCAAATGGCTCGTTAACTTTCCTCCTAAACTTACCTCCTTCCCACACTCATACCAGGCTTTGCCTTGTACTGTTTCAGATGCAAGGAAACTCCTTCAAAATTCAGGTAGGCACCTGTACTCTGAATCCTATGCAGAGATgaaggcaaatgaaaaaataacaagaggTAAAATTTCTCAGAAATCTCCATTGCAGTAACGTGCTGCTTCAGTACTTAAGACTAATTTAGTATCAATGAAGACAAGATAGCAatgggaggcagaggaggaaaaggggcagTGACAAAGCATTTTCTCAATGCAACAGGCAGAGATCCAAGTGCATAATTACTCATTTTGTACCCCAAAATATAGGCCAAGTTTCACATGGAATTCTACTCTAGGTCACTGAATATCACAGTTAGATAAGGAAATCTAGTACTTTGTGGAGAcgtaaggagaaaaaaaaagtaaacactATATACAACTCAGATACCCCAccagggaaaaaggaaaactggaaCAATAGTAGGAAGCGTGTAAAGCAaacacttctctttttaaaagcagttataATGCTCTGCCTGTGGTAGTGTCAggccagtttaaaaaaaaaaaaaaaaaaaaaaaaaaaaaaaaaaaaaacttctcccTCCAGATCTTCTTAAGGTTGGGGCATTTTTGCCAACTTTAGCACCAACTTCCTTGAATTGTTTCCTTGATAAAATAGGTTTCACTGAAGCACAGCTATGTGCATTTAAGCAGAAATTAGCTTTTTCACATGCTATTGGGCAAACACCACTACCAAAAGCCTTTGACATCCCTTATTCCCAACATTTCTGTTGTACCTCCCAATCACTTTCTTTCAGAGATGTTCACAAAACCACTGCTATGTGCAGATATCAGCTGTGGTCAGCAAAAGCAGGAAGTGACACCATCCTTATTGATAGCCTATTGTATGAACTTAACaaattccacttaaaaaaaagagaaacttttaacaaaaacttgagaaaaatattgtgTTATCTGTGTTATATGAAGAGATAGAATTCCATTCCTAAACTGTCCAGTAGTAACCAGCCTTCATCTTTTCGTTGTATATTGCTAGCAGCTAGAGAGATTGAAGTGTAGGGGTAGGGTTCCAAGAAAAGTCAACTGCTGAAGAGCCATCAGCTGTACCAGTGCCagcctttttcctcttcagagcTCTGTGATGTTGACAGTCTTCATGGACCTACCAGATAGATGATGCTAGCCCTAATAGCACTATAACAAGGAGCTAGGGGATGCGCACAcgaaaagaaagagaaagagaaagagaaagagaaagagaaagagaaagagaaagagaaagagaaagagaaagagaaagagaaagagaaagagaaagagaaagagaaagagaaagagaaagagaaagagaaagagaaagagaaagagaaagagaaaaaagaaaaaaagagttactGCAGGAGAAATTCAAGCCTATTGCTGGAATGGACTGCATctctatttagaaaaaaaaactatgatgATAGTGATAAGTGAAAGCAACTGGACTACAGTCGCCTCTTCAACACTGTGCTACTGGCTGAAACCCACCTGACAACCAAGAAGTGTCCCTCTCAATGGAAGTAGGGGACATTTATTTGTGGTCTATGACAAGTACATTCTTAAGCCAGTTTTACCAACACGAAAAGCTTAAACATGAGCCATCTTTCAGTGTGCCTTAAAATAACCTTGCAGACTAATCCCTTCTTGAgttacttttctgaaaagttactTTTCTGAAGAGTTATTAAGTGAAAATGCCTGAAGGAAGCACCAAACAAGTACAGCAGTCAATGCATAAGGCACGGCGAGATGGTAACACACAGCCACAAGTGGAAGGAAGCGGTACTGAAATGTTAAGACGACCCCttgatattttcagaaagactgGCCTGTTACTTCTCACGAAGCAGCTCATGGCAGCCAGAAGCAAAGACTTCCTTCTCCCCGCCCCCAAGCCCTGCTGCATGCCCTGGCTTTTTCTTGCATCAGCTCAGGTACTACTCATCTCCCTCTGTCTCACCATGAGCCTGAGCTCCTGCTTTAGTGAGCTGATCTGGCTCACATAAGGCTGCAACCAGCACCAGACCTGGTTCAAATTAAGAGGGGAGAGTGGGAATAGACAGCCAGTAGTGGGGGAAAGGGGGTGACAGGACCACCCCATCCCTGCGTGCGTGGTGTTACAGCAATCCATCCTTCCTTGTGGAGATGCAGTTTTgtatttgcagagaaaacaaaaacaagctgtTATGTGGGCACACATACCAAAGGCAGAGGAACTGTTCTTTGAACTTCTCTCTCTTGTTGCTTTTTGAATCTAAGCATTTGCAAGTTTATTTTAAGTACATAAGCACAACAACAAGACTCAGGAACACTGATATGCACATCTTTATGCTTTGTATTTccagaagcaaagcaaaaaaaaaacaaaaacaaaaacaaaaaaacaaagaaacaaagaaaaccaagCATATGAACCACAAAACTTTGTTATAAAAAGATATAAAGTGTCAAACCAGCTTTGGCAATGTCctggggaaagaggagagagagtaGTTAAAAATCTAACacatcatttgctttttatttttaaccaggAGTAGTAAATGTACAGAAAAAGCttgaacagtatttttgttcattttaagcATATGAAATGGTAGTGAAGCTAGACACATAGAAGGAGTAAGGTCAGGAGTATCAAGACTGGTTCTAAACATTTCCAAATGTCATGCTAAACAGATTGGAAGAGCCTTTTAAAGCCGTCATGAATAGGGCTTGATTAGTATCAGAGAGAGAATTCACACTATACACAAGTTCAGTATGGATtgagaaaagtcatttttctcagGTCTAACAGGTCTCCAAATTTCAGCTGTGAAGGCTACAATAGGGTCGATACAGTGCCATTCTCACTGATTTCGAATTAGTTCCTCAACAAAACAAAGTTGTTTTCCAGATTCAATAGATAGTAAGCACAAGCTGTTGCACTACTTTGTAATGCtggatttattttcagagaagaatcTTAATAAATCTggaggagaggcagcagcatTTGAGACATTAAAAACCAGTCTAGCTCCAAGCAACTCCCAAAGGCTAATCTCGTATCTGCCCTTTGGTGGATGccttttgcaaaaacaaaaacaaaaaaaaaagcaaaacaaaatcacagtATACAACAGTGAAAGTTGCAAATGCTCAGCAccctggggaaggaaaaaaaaaatccttaactTCCTGACGCTATGCACATGTTTGGGATGCGAGTTAAGACCAACAATTTTAAGGATGAGGACAACATGCAACCCATTGTAGTGCTTATGGGAACAAATTAACCAGGGGCTAACCATATTCATAAAAAGGTCTAGCGTGGCATCCTCCAGCATATTGGGGACTGTGAattactgcagtattttttgaaaagcagccaCACTAAGCAACATACCCATTTCCTGATCCTGATCAGATAATATACATCTTCAATGCAGCAACATGCTTCAGCATGGCCTTCCCAGCAAAGCCCCTTTTATAGCTCCAGTTGACTATGTTAACAAAttccccccttctccctcaCAACACACACACTGATAAAGATTACTCCAAAGCAATAGGCTCATTTACATATCTCAGCAAAGCAATCCAGGAATTAGAGTTTATGTAGAGCTTTCAAGGCATAACAAACTGAGGTTGGAAGTTTTTCCAAGACTACGTGTCTTGTTATTCTCTGTAGAAGGTAGCACTTTCGTATGTTATTAACTGGCctaattctgcttcttttgcaatcactgaaaattatttcttggGGATCAACGGAGCCAGTGCTAACTGCCTTGACAAAGCTTAAGTGTACCACAACATGAACTTCACTCATTCTCAGCCAGATTCAATTCCCTGTCCCCCTGTAAGCATAAGATAGTCATTGCAAAACGTTTctacacatttaaaatgttatttaaccctgcattcttttcttctgtaaagcAACCAGATTTTATAAACTAAATGCATTCTAATTCTGAGAGGCTCGCAttttcaatatattaaaaaagtttcAAACTTAAATgacaatgaagaaaaacaaaatgtgatcTCATTTGTATGACATCATCTTTATTGATTTAGAATTCTCAAGAGTCTTACACACAGAATTAGAGAGCATTTAGTTTCTAAACTAAACTTCTTGGCCTAGCAAAGTGAAGGCAGATGTTCATGACTTTTAGGCAGGTACTTCCACAACTTCAAAATAGTCATTGGGTAGAATAACATAGCCTTTGCCTGCCaatatgtctttttctttctggaactGAACAATCTCTCGCAGTTTTTCAATTTGTCTTTCCTGACGCCGGCATCGCTGTTGCGCTGTCTTGAGCTTCTTCCGCAGTTTTTCAACTTGCTCCTCAAGCTGCTGAATTCTTTTTCGCTGATGAACTGTATCCTCTACAGTATAGTTGTGATCACAAAAAACAGCAAGATTGCTAGGGGTCTGGAGAGGAGGCATCAATAATCCAATACTTGGATCTACAAATCTTGCATCTATTTGAGATAAATGAAAGGAAGGAGTTGATGGAGATGGTGGTAGTACaggagctgctggtggtggtggtggcggcggcggtggtggtggtggtggcggaGGAGGTGGTAGTGGATCTTCTGGTTGTTCTGCAAATTCTTCAGgctaaaacaacaaaataaatgtatatactCATGTTTATGTTGTTCAAAAAACTACTCCAATAGTACAGCCCCCATAGAATGTAAACAGCTGGGACTGAAATTAGTAAAACAAATTTCAAGGctactttttcaaaattaacaaaCAGTTCTGGCCCTGTTAATTCTAAACTGGCTATATTTTGAAGAAGCTTCATTTTCAAGGCTCCCTGAAACTCAGGTCTCTGATGTcttgaagaagaaagcagaaactgaagaacTCTGAAGTCAATCTCACTTTTGAAGACTTAAGCCAAATCCACAATTAGCAGAGAAGCAAGAACATAGGCTGCAGTTCTGTAAGATGCAGGTTAGCTGACCTAACAACACATCAATGCTATCCCAtttccctctgtcctgccttctTTCTGTGGCACCTTACAACTTAGTTGGAACCTGTCAACCAGTTTAACTCACAGAGCCAGCAGACATGGAAAATCTTCTAATGAAGTAGAATAAGAATCATCTCACTACACAGGCTTATAAGTTGGCAGAGCAGGAAGGCAGACATAGCAAGGCCTGCTTCTTAACAACTGGAAGTGATTGCCTCACTGTTTTGGGACTGCAGTGTAAGGCTTAATATGTTTGGCTTAATGAGACTTGCTGAGCCAAAAAGCACAGCTCCCTAATGCCAGAAAGGGAAGATACAGGTCCACCTTTCCCTACTGCTAGTACTGGTATTTACCCTTTGACGCAACACATTAGGCTGGTAAGATGACAGAAAGCTATTTGCTTCTCCATTATCACTGCAGAAAAGTTCCgccattttattaatttaaaacagcTCAACAGAAGTTCTGTGAGTCTGCGAGTTTTGACCAGCATCTGAGCTGGTACAAGGAAGGAGTGAGAAGCAGAACTGCACAGCTGGCAGATGGGACTGAGAAAGGAGAAGCACAATTCTCCTATTTGACAGCAGTAAAATACTGGATTGGCTCAGCTGCACACGAAGCTGCAGTCTGCATTATACTACCCTTGATAGACTCAGTGCACTTGCATGGTTTAGGATGACACAGCTCTCTCACCATCTGAGTAGAGGCCTGAGCAGAGGATAACATTCCTCCTGCCCCAAAGGAACACAGCTAATTCAAAAATGCTTCTGATTacatgatgattaaaaaaagtacTCAAACAAAAGAGCTTGCATATTACTTGTTCAAAAGAAAGCCTAAGAAATTATCAGTGAAAAAGGCACTGAAACCAACTTTCTAACTACGTATCTCCAATATTATCACTACCAATACAAGCATAAGGACATTTGCAATGTGCATTACAGGTGCTGCGGAAAACACTTATATTCTAAGTATTAGTCATAAGACTTGAAGTTCATGCCATTAAGTTCCTTGAGTTATCTATCAGCTGATAAGATATGATGTGCAAACAACCTAACACTTTATTTAGAGGGCCTAAGTATCATTCCTGCACTAACAACAATGCTTGACAGACAGTAACTGAAGAGGCAGTTTTGCAGTTGGCACTGAATGGGAAGTTTCATGTGTGTTCAAATattgctgattattttaaagtacaaaACAGCCATCCAACAATCTTACCTCTCAATTATAAGAGATCTCCGCTAACACTGTGCCCATCTAATTCACACATGAGGATTCTAAACAATCTGACCATATCAGCTATCACTATTAAAGTCCTCCACCAGGAAAATTACTAGGAAAAAGCATGATCTGCAAAGAGAAATTCATGCTTGTTGGAAGCACATGCAAAAATCTGATAGTTGCCAGACAGCTGAATTCACAGAGACATCTATTTCCAGCTTATAGAGCATATGATATCTTTATAGAGATGTTATTATCACAATGTTATCACACAGAGCAGATCGTTCATTTCACTGACACATCATGAGCAAATTCGAATAATTTCTTACAGACAGTAAAAGATTCTCtgtaaacatgaaaaatgcaagaagtATTTCAAATTATGTAATGCAGAGGAtaaaaagttgtatttcaaaattagtGTCAATTTCAGAAACCCAGCAACCACTACTACCAATCTTTGTTACTAATTTATGTGTCACTTCATTAAGATGGgctgtgaaattaaaaacaaatagcacTATATCCTGCCTCGTAATTAAGATCTGCCCTTTTGTGTTTCTGTAGATCAAGAATGAAATGCAGGAACGTGCCTTAATACTGATCCTGTTGCACTTATCTACTTTTTGCAGATGACTCCACATACCCATTCACCTTTTATACTGTAAAGAACTTTGCAGTCAAACTGACAAAAAAAGTGTGTAGTAGAGATCCTGGAAAAGTgtaattaaacaaaaaacttAAGACAAGTTTTTTTAAGTAACAACTTAAGTTGTTCATCTTTCCTTATATGCCGTGTATTTGCTCGTCTGTTATTAGcgcttttcattttccagatatttccctttttattttttttgcatcacTTCCAATACTgaatataaaaccaaaaatcaaacaagcaaaaaacacagctttcttCTGTGTACTTCACCCCAGTACATTCTGCCATTCCCCAGATCTATCCTCTTCCTCTACTGCAAAGCCTAGGAAGAGATCTACTACTTTTTAGAAATCAGGAATTGGTCTGTTTAACTCTCACCTTGCAGTTACTAGGTcaagaaagaagagcaaattATCCATTCTCCCCTTGTGGTAAATGGCTTTAGTAGCACAGTGAGGAGAGCAATACATATCATAGGGGAATATCATCAGATGTCCAGAGACAGTAAGAAACTAGCATGTCCTATGAATACAATGTAATTCTTAAGACAGAGATGGTTTCAGCACAGCCAGCCAGCATAGGCAGCTACCATGCCGCCCCCATGTTTACCTGTCACTTCACCTTTGCTAAACCAGAGGCCAGCATCCTTTAGAAAGGACAATTAAATCTCAGAACTAAGCTGCACCAAGTTTTTAATGATAGTAGTAGCCACCGGTCAGCCTAGGAGAGTAAAATGCAGTTTGCAAATAGTATTATTGAAGGCTTCATAACACTCCGAACATACCAGAAATACAGTTGAGCAATTTAATTATATGGCAACAATTTCCTACTCTGTTGCTGTGATTGTTCAGCATAAAGTTTTAAGCAAAATTACACTGCCATAATTTAGTTTTTGTGTATGCACACCAAAGGGCAGGTCAGAGTCGATTCATCTCTGCACAATGTTATGTGTGCTCCAAAGGCTCAGAGCATACCCCTCTGCTCTTCTCCAAACACTATGCACAGCTCTTGAACGCGTTTAGCAACCCCAGCTTTCCCGCCCACAGCCCTCCAAGTCCCTGTAACTGCATATGCTCAACAGGTACCATTTATAAtctgccccttctccccactGCTCCATTACAGCAAACCCAACAATACAAATATAAGCAATGTATCTATGCATTCCAATTTCTTTAAGAGCAGTTCAGGTTTACCTTTTCATTGGGTTCAGTATAACAAAATATTGTGGgcacagcattttctttcagcagcttGTTGTTGCATTCTCTTTTAAAGCAATCAGGAGTAAAGTGTTCTGAACAAATGCTGCTATACTTGGTCGGcttgaagttttttcttttaacagctgCTTCCCATTTCTTGCAAAGATCAGGTCTTGTAAGAGGAAACCTGTGAACAAAGTTATTTCAGCTATTCTTAAGAGCTTTCTAATATCGGGCTAGTACTATAGCTAAGCATACACTAAGAATATCTTTGCTGTTGGGACTTAACAGCGTTATCGCTTCACTTTTCCTCTACTTAACCAACCTTCAGGACCAAATGTGCAAACACAGGTCTCATACAAAGCCAATGACCTGAGGTTTTGGCTCTCTGAAAAGGCCGGGGAGGTGAGGGGAGAAGGTTCCCTTTCGAGAAATAAAAAACGTACCATCACTAAGCTTTCCAAAGAGCAAGGCGCACGAGCACAGAGAGCCGCGGGCAcccgaggcggcgcggcgccagCACCCTGCCCCTTCGCTCCCCTCAGCagagcgcagcgcagcgcacCTCGCGCCgagcggccgttggcggccgttACCCGGcgggcccgccccgccccgccccccgccggcgcgcgccccgcccccgccggacgcgcgccccgccgcccgcgctcaCTTGTGGAAGGAGATGGGCTTCTCTTTGTCGTATCGGTTCCGGCAGCGGTAGGCGGAACACGACTGCACCATCCTTCCtcggccgcgcccgccgccgcggggccccgcgaAGACCAGCTCGCAGACGCCGTTAACTCACCGTCAGGCGCTCATCCTCCGCaccccctcctttccccccccccccgccggtgACCCTCGGAGAGGGACAGAAACGGGACACGGCCTCTCCCAACTCCAAGATGGCGGTGCCAGCTTCAGCGCAACTCTCGCGGTGACAGCGCGCCGCGCTCGCCTATTGGCAGATCTCGGTGCGGGGGCGGAGCCTTCCCGCCGGACTCACCAATCCCCTttcccggcggcggcgccccgccgctccgccgtCCGCACATCTGGCAGCTGCGGGCGCGGTGCCTCCGAGCCCCCCTGCCCGGCACCGCACGGCGCggagcccggggccgggccgccgccgccgcagcgggcGGGGACGGCCGGCGCCGGGAGCACTCCCCTGCCAGACCACCTCGACGTGACACGTAGTTACAGTactgatggggggggggaagaaaactCACCAGAAGTTCGCTAGCGGGCCCCTGATATCAGCAAATACTAGAAAGGAATTAAATAAATCGCTACACCACTAGCAGTAAGTTTATTTGTTAAAGTGGCTTCtgtgtttttccattttgtagGAATTCCATATTCCCAGTCTGCATTGGGATAACTGTCCTGTGTCAATGGCTCTTGGCAGATGTGTGGCGAAGGGGCCCATCTTTAGTGTCACCTGCTGCaggaaataactgaaatgaGCTTTACCTCTCTGTGATCATGTATTTAACCCCTGCCAGGGAAAGACTGAGTAACTCCAAGTGACTTGAAGGATGAGATCAGCTGCCACCATCGCAGGTGTTTAAGAGGCACACAGCATAGTCTgattcctcttttcctcctcaagTATGGTGCAGTGGACTAGttaccatttaaaatattccaggGACAGCAGTTCTGCAAAGAATAATAGCTTGTTGAGGACCACCCTTCTCTCAAAAGCAGCAACAGCCCTCTGATCTTTTGGGAAAAGCCAGTTCTGACACATCTCTCTCATCCCCAGAaactctccttttcttctcacaCAATTTATagtctccttttctctttaactCCCTCCATCCTCTTGTTTTCTAATGTGGCTTCTCTCCCACAAGATATTCCCTCCTTACTGAAATAGTTTCTTTTCCAGTGTCTTCATCCAAGTTCTCCAAACTTCTGTTAATCCTGTTTCTCTGAGGATGTTCACAGACTCTTGTCTCCCAAATCACCAAGCTTTCTACCTTCTTAGAAATCTTTCTAGTTTCTCTGAGGCCATTCAGGTAACTCTGCCCTTCCGGAGTTCTTCCCTTGAACTTCATCAGAGACTCATGTCTGTAAATTGCctcttcacttcttttttttctaaagctatCCTTTTACCTCTCTCAGTTTTTCCAATTCCTCTTTGCTTCCTGAGGTTTTCCGgacagtttttcctctttctagaTACCTCTTCACTTGCCCTGCCTCTGTCCCCTCTTGTCCTTAGGATCTACTGTACCCACTGTCTTAGTCCGCCCTGCCCAGCAGGGCTTAGGAGTTTGTTCACATGATGCCTTGTCCTCTTCTAGATGCTCTCCTGCCCACCTCCACCAGTGTTTGTGAAGCGTCTATCCTCTTTACATGCCACTCTCCAACCCTATTAGCAATATCTCCTATTTACTAGCTTTCccagatttttctgtttctctagcCAGCAAATCTACTGCAGTATCAGGGAGCAGCAGAAGGGTTTCCCTTTGAAAAAAGatgagcagggagctggggggtGGCCGGAGCACAGACAGCATCTGCAGGGGCCAGGGCACAGGTAATAAGATCCATCAATGGCCCCCAGCAAGAATAAGTGATGAACCTGGTTCAGGGtccaggcaggagcagcaggaaatgGTGCCAGAGATAGGACTTGAAACAAGGCTACGACACTGGTCTCATGTCCACTTGGAAGCTGGGACTGGAGCCCAGCACCACTACGGTGTCATTGAGGCAGAGGCTGACAGCCTGGGGCTGAGCTGAAGTGGGGTCTCTGGCCCATGGGCAGGGTCCTGAGTGCCACAGGAGGCTATGAAGGGCTGCTGAAGCCTGAAAAGGCTGTGTTAGCCTGGTCTCCTGGCTAACACTGAAAGGGGAAACATcttcccgggacaaactgcctCCTGACTTGACAGTAGCgtctctgcctcctcctccttctggTTTTGGAGCAAACCTAGACACAACAAaggcacagcagcacagccacacAAAAGCAACGGTGTCCAGCACAGCTGAGCAGCCCTCCTAGATCTTGGGAGAACAGGCACTTGGTCCCGATGTGCATGGATGAAATGACTGGGGAGAAGGCATAAGTACactgctgaagaggaaaagatagGGAGGAGGTATTGGCAGGTCATACAGTGATGGGGGGAACAGGTGATTGCGTAGGTAAGCCACAGAGGCTCTGAGTTTATGAGACAGTGAGCTGACTTAAAAGGCTTAGGAGAGCTCTCATCAGCTCTGTCGGGATCATGCGAATATCTCCTGAtacagagggtttttttaatacatcGAGTAGGAAAGGATTTCCTCATCCCACAAGAGTTTCAGTGatcgcggggggggggggaggggattgTTTCAAACGAAGGTGgacaataaagaaaaagagaaaaaaactacagaactggaaaaaaaatggaaaacattttgtccaaatgttttcttcccGACACAAGGCGGTGCGTCagggccccccgccccgcggacAGACTCAGCTTTGCCCGAGCGGCTCCGCAAGGCGGAGCGTGGCGCGGCCGGCAGGCGGCTCCGTGGGCCGTAGCGcgccgagggcggcgggcgccgccgcgcaccgcaccgccccgctccgcccggccgcgcccgccgcccagGGCACGGCGGCGCCCGCCGACCGACCGAGCGCCGGACCGACCGACCGAgcgagcgccgccgcggccgggcggcgacGGGCGCAGCATGAGCGGCGGGCGGAGCGGCCGCGCGGCCGTGAAGATGGAGGCGCCGTTTTACGCCGAGGAagggctggagctgctgcccgACTTCGTGCCGCTGCCGGGCTTCGGCaccgccggcggccccggcgccgaggcggcggcggcggggcagaaGCTGTTGCTCGGCGCCGCCAAGAAGCGCGACctggcggcgcccgccgccccctcgccgCTGCCGGGGCCTTTCGCCCTGCggccgcccggcagcgcccgcggcagcgcggcggcgctgcgcctgctgccggctcccgccgccgccccgccgccgccgccgtcgccggGCTCCGcagcgggcggcgccgccgggaccggggccggggcggcccgcggcggagCGGAGGCCGCGCTGGGCTCGGCGGCGGAGCTGCCGCTGCTGAagctgccgccggccgccgACCTGGAGCAGCTGCTCATCCAGGGCGGCAGCGGCCTGGGGCCCGGcagcccgggcccggcggcgcccggcggcgcgggggcggcggcggggacc is a window of Rhea pennata isolate bPtePen1 chromosome Z, bPtePen1.pri, whole genome shotgun sequence DNA encoding:
- the THAP1 gene encoding THAP domain-containing protein 1 — its product is MVQSCSAYRCRNRYDKEKPISFHKFPLTRPDLCKKWEAAVKRKNFKPTKYSSICSEHFTPDCFKRECNNKLLKENAVPTIFCYTEPNEKPEEFAEQPEDPLPPPPPPPPPPPPPPPPPAAPVLPPSPSTPSFHLSQIDARFVDPSIGLLMPPLQTPSNLAVFCDHNYTVEDTVHQRKRIQQLEEQVEKLRKKLKTAQQRCRRQERQIEKLREIVQFQKEKDILAGKGYVILPNDYFEVVEVPA